In the Flavobacterium pallidum genome, one interval contains:
- a CDS encoding thymidylate synthase translates to MKQYLDLVKHVMKDGVQKGDRTGTGTKSVFGYQMRFDLSEGFPMVTTKKLHLKSIIYELLWFLKGETNIGYLNENGVKIWDEWADEKGNLGPVYGHQWRNWNSEEIDQISELIDTLKTNPNSRRMLISAWNPSVLPDTSKSFAENVANGKVALPPCHAFFQFYVAEGKLSCQLYQRSADIFLGVPFNIASYALLTMMIAQVCDLKPGDFIHTFGDAHIYNNHIEQLELQLSRDPRPLPTMKLNPGVKNILDFTFDDFTLENYDPHPHIKGAVAI, encoded by the coding sequence ATGAAGCAGTATTTAGACCTGGTAAAACATGTGATGAAGGACGGTGTCCAAAAAGGCGACCGTACCGGAACGGGAACGAAAAGCGTTTTCGGATACCAGATGCGTTTCGACCTGAGTGAAGGTTTTCCAATGGTGACGACAAAAAAACTCCACTTGAAATCCATCATATATGAACTGCTATGGTTTTTGAAAGGAGAAACCAATATTGGTTACTTAAACGAAAACGGCGTAAAGATCTGGGATGAATGGGCTGATGAAAAAGGTAACCTTGGTCCTGTGTATGGTCATCAGTGGCGAAACTGGAACAGTGAGGAAATCGACCAGATTTCTGAATTGATCGACACGCTGAAAACCAACCCAAACAGCCGCCGTATGCTGATTTCTGCGTGGAATCCTTCAGTATTGCCTGATACTTCAAAATCTTTTGCTGAAAACGTGGCGAATGGAAAAGTAGCTTTACCGCCATGCCATGCGTTTTTCCAGTTTTATGTAGCTGAAGGGAAGTTGTCGTGTCAATTGTACCAAAGGAGTGCTGATATCTTTTTAGGTGTTCCTTTTAATATTGCTTCCTATGCCTTGCTAACCATGATGATTGCACAGGTTTGTGATTTGAAGCCGGGTGATTTCATTCATACTTTCGGTGATGCACATATTTATAACAATCATATAGAACAGCTTGAACTGCAATTAAGTCGTGATCCAAGACCCTTGCCAACAATGAAGCTGAATCCTGGAGTGAAAAACATCTTAGATTTTACGTTCGACGATTTTACGCTTGAAAATTACGATCCGCATCCACATATTAAAGGTGCCGTAGCCATATAA
- a CDS encoding DNA-3-methyladenine glycosylase family protein, which translates to MKNAFEFLKQADPVFVKIIDIYGVPEIPKRPPGFETLALLILEQQVSIDSARAVFGKLKAKVAAFEPRFLAELPDEIYREAGVSRQKTNYIKGLSSAVLNNEINLESLPSKSADDIRAELIRLKGIGNWTIDVYLLFCLGAPDVIPLGDIAIVNTIKELLDLHTPQEMETASNRWSPYKSAATFLLWHYYLRKRNRVSGY; encoded by the coding sequence ATGAAAAATGCGTTTGAGTTCCTGAAGCAAGCCGATCCGGTTTTCGTAAAAATCATTGACATTTATGGCGTTCCGGAAATCCCGAAGCGACCACCGGGTTTTGAAACTTTGGCGTTATTGATTTTAGAACAACAGGTTTCGATTGATTCCGCGCGTGCCGTTTTTGGAAAACTCAAAGCAAAAGTAGCTGCTTTCGAGCCAAGATTCCTCGCCGAACTTCCCGATGAAATTTACCGTGAAGCCGGGGTCAGCCGACAAAAAACCAACTACATCAAAGGACTTTCATCAGCTGTTTTAAATAATGAGATCAATCTGGAAAGCCTGCCGTCAAAATCCGCCGACGACATCCGCGCCGAATTGATCCGGCTGAAAGGCATCGGAAACTGGACCATCGACGTGTATTTACTGTTCTGCCTTGGCGCACCTGACGTCATCCCGCTGGGCGACATCGCCATCGTCAATACGATTAAGGAATTGCTCGACCTTCATACGCCGCAGGAAATGGAAACCGCCAGCAACAGATGGAGTCCATACAAATCTGCTGCCACGTTCTTATTGTGGCATTATTATCTGCGGAAGCGGAATCGGGTTTCCGGCTATTAA
- a CDS encoding electron transfer flavoprotein subunit alpha/FixB family protein — protein MSILIYAESAEGKFKKVAFELASYAKKVAGDLGTTVTAVTVNAGNISELSKYGVDKVLKVNSDKLSGFNAKAYADVVKQAAEKENVKLVLLSSTTDSLYMAPLVAVALKAGYASNVVGLPVSTSPFQVKRNAFSNKAFNITEIATEVKVLGLAKNSYGVYENASSLTEEDFNPSLNDADFSVKVESTEKTTGKVTIADADIVVSGGRGLKGPENWGMLEEMASVLGAATACSKPVSDLGWRPHSEHVGQTGKPVATNLYIAVGISGAIQHIAGINSSKVKLVINSDADAPFFKVADYGVVGDAFEIVPKLTEKLKAFKAQNS, from the coding sequence ATGTCAATATTAATATACGCGGAATCAGCCGAAGGGAAATTCAAGAAAGTAGCTTTTGAGCTCGCATCCTACGCGAAAAAAGTAGCCGGAGATTTAGGAACAACCGTCACTGCGGTAACAGTTAACGCCGGAAATATATCGGAATTGTCGAAATACGGCGTGGATAAAGTCCTTAAAGTAAACAGCGATAAATTATCAGGTTTTAATGCTAAAGCTTATGCAGATGTAGTAAAACAGGCGGCAGAAAAAGAAAATGTAAAGCTTGTTTTGTTGTCATCAACTACAGACAGTTTGTATATGGCACCGCTTGTAGCTGTGGCTTTGAAAGCCGGTTATGCATCAAATGTTGTAGGATTGCCGGTAAGTACTTCGCCATTCCAGGTAAAAAGAAACGCGTTTTCTAATAAGGCGTTCAATATCACGGAAATTGCAACAGAAGTGAAGGTTTTAGGTCTTGCGAAAAACTCATATGGCGTTTATGAAAATGCTTCTTCATTGACGGAAGAGGATTTCAATCCATCGTTGAATGATGCAGATTTCAGCGTAAAAGTAGAATCAACTGAAAAAACAACCGGAAAAGTAACGATTGCCGATGCCGATATTGTGGTATCCGGCGGACGCGGACTGAAAGGCCCTGAAAACTGGGGCATGCTGGAAGAAATGGCATCCGTTTTAGGCGCTGCAACCGCTTGTTCTAAACCGGTTTCGGATTTAGGCTGGAGGCCACACAGTGAGCACGTAGGGCAGACCGGAAAACCGGTAGCAACGAATTTATATATTGCGGTTGGAATTTCAGGAGCTATCCAGCATATTGCGGGAATCAACTCTTCAAAAGTAAAGCTGGTTATTAACAGTGATGCGGATGCGCCTTTCTTCAAGGTCGCGGATTACGGAGTGGTTGGCGATGCGTTTGAAATCGTACCAAAACTGACTGAGAAACTGAAGGCTTTTAAAGCGCAGAATTCATAA
- a CDS encoding electron transfer flavoprotein subunit beta/FixA family protein produces MKILVCISHVPDTTSKINFTNGDAEFDTNGVQFVINPNDEFGLTRAIWFQEQQGANVTVVNVGGADTEPTLRKALAIGANEAIRVNANPTDGFFVATQLAEVIKNGGYDLVIAGKESLDYNGGMVPGMIAGLLGYNFLNSCIGITVDGNAVKASREIDGGKETVSTSLPLIIGGQKGLVEEKDLRIPNMRGIMTARTKALTILEPVTASSETKAVKFEKPAPKSAVKLYTVDQLDELVNALHNEAKVI; encoded by the coding sequence ATGAAAATATTAGTCTGCATCAGCCATGTGCCTGATACTACTTCAAAAATCAATTTCACGAACGGCGATGCTGAATTCGACACGAACGGTGTACAGTTCGTCATCAACCCGAATGATGAATTCGGCCTGACGCGTGCCATCTGGTTCCAGGAACAACAGGGTGCGAACGTTACTGTGGTAAATGTTGGCGGTGCTGATACTGAGCCGACTTTAAGGAAAGCACTGGCCATCGGTGCGAATGAAGCAATCCGTGTGAATGCCAATCCGACTGATGGTTTCTTCGTGGCCACACAATTGGCTGAAGTGATAAAGAACGGCGGATACGATTTAGTGATTGCCGGCAAAGAATCTTTGGATTACAATGGCGGCATGGTTCCGGGAATGATTGCCGGATTATTAGGCTATAATTTCCTGAATTCCTGTATCGGGATTACGGTTGATGGAAACGCAGTAAAAGCTTCCCGCGAGATTGACGGCGGAAAAGAAACCGTTTCAACTTCTTTACCTTTAATTATAGGTGGACAAAAAGGTCTGGTGGAAGAAAAAGACCTGCGTATCCCAAACATGCGTGGTATCATGACAGCACGTACAAAAGCACTTACTATACTTGAGCCGGTAACTGCCTCAAGTGAAACCAAAGCGGTAAAATTTGAAAAGCCCGCTCCAAAATCAGCAGTGAAATTATACACGGTAGATCAATTGGACGAGTTGGTAAACGCGCTGCATAACGAGGCAAAGGTCATTTAA
- a CDS encoding pyruvate dehydrogenase complex E1 component subunit beta produces the protein MKTIQFREAIAEAMSEEMRRDESVYLMGEEVAEYNGAYKASKGMLDEFGPKRVIDTPIAELGFAGIAVGSAMNGCRPIVEYMTFNFSLVGIDQIINNAAKMRQMSAGQFPMPMVFRGPTASAGQLGATHSQAFENWFANTPGLKVVVPSTVYDAKGLLKSAIRDNDPVIFMESEQMYGDKGEVPEGEYTIPLGVADIKREGTDVTIVSFGKIIKEAHIAADALQKEGISCEIIDLRTVRPMDHDAILKSVKKTNRLVVLEEAWPFASVASEITYIVQERAFDYLDAPIQRITTADAPAPYSPTLLKEWLPNSEDVVKAVKKVMYK, from the coding sequence ATGAAAACGATACAATTCAGAGAGGCGATTGCCGAAGCGATGAGCGAAGAAATGCGCCGCGATGAGTCGGTTTACCTAATGGGTGAAGAGGTGGCAGAATATAACGGAGCGTACAAGGCTTCGAAAGGAATGCTTGACGAATTCGGCCCGAAACGCGTGATCGACACACCGATTGCCGAGCTTGGTTTTGCAGGAATCGCAGTAGGTTCAGCGATGAACGGCTGCCGCCCGATTGTAGAATATATGACGTTTAACTTTTCATTGGTAGGTATTGACCAGATCATCAACAACGCAGCAAAAATGCGCCAGATGTCTGCCGGACAATTCCCGATGCCGATGGTGTTCCGTGGTCCGACAGCCTCTGCAGGACAATTGGGCGCGACGCACTCACAGGCTTTTGAGAACTGGTTTGCGAACACCCCTGGATTAAAAGTGGTTGTGCCGTCAACGGTTTATGATGCGAAAGGATTATTAAAATCAGCCATCCGCGATAATGATCCTGTAATTTTCATGGAATCAGAGCAGATGTATGGCGACAAAGGCGAAGTGCCCGAAGGAGAATATACGATTCCGCTTGGTGTTGCCGATATTAAACGAGAAGGAACCGATGTGACGATTGTGTCATTCGGAAAAATTATAAAAGAAGCACATATCGCTGCTGATGCCCTGCAGAAAGAAGGAATTTCTTGTGAAATCATCGATTTACGCACTGTACGTCCGATGGATCACGATGCGATTTTGAAATCAGTAAAGAAAACAAACAGACTGGTTGTTCTGGAAGAAGCCTGGCCGTTTGCAAGCGTCGCTTCTGAAATCACTTATATCGTACAGGAAAGAGCGTTTGATTATCTTGATGCACCAATCCAAAGAATTACGACTGCTGATGCGCCTGCTCCTTATTCTCCTACCTTATTAAAAGAATGGCTTCCGAATTCGGAGGATGTTGTGAAGGCGGTGAAGAAAGTGATGTATAAATAA
- a CDS encoding glycosyltransferase family 2 protein has protein sequence MIVTKLSIIIPAYNEEATIHLILDKIKAVNLTSGIEKEVIIVNDCSSDNTENAILRYISQNAALGIKYLKHEHNKGKGAALHTGINNATGEFLIIQDADLEYDPQEYKDLLGPVLNGYADVVYGSRFIGGRPHRILFFWHTIGNKFLTHMLNLFTNLNLTDMETCYKLFNTKLIQSIHLTEKRFGFEPEVTAKISRVENIRIYEVGISYYGRTYQEGKKIGWKDGFRALWCILKFGLFKAA, from the coding sequence ATGATTGTAACTAAATTATCCATCATTATCCCGGCATATAACGAAGAGGCGACAATCCATTTGATATTAGACAAGATCAAAGCCGTAAATCTGACTTCCGGAATTGAGAAAGAAGTCATCATCGTAAATGACTGCTCAAGCGATAATACTGAAAATGCAATACTGCGATATATCTCACAGAATGCGGCGTTAGGAATTAAATACCTGAAACACGAACACAATAAAGGAAAAGGGGCGGCGCTCCATACCGGAATCAACAATGCAACGGGTGAATTTCTAATAATCCAGGATGCCGATCTAGAGTACGATCCTCAGGAATATAAAGATTTATTAGGGCCTGTTTTGAATGGGTATGCTGATGTGGTTTACGGTTCGCGATTTATTGGCGGCAGACCCCATAGGATATTGTTTTTTTGGCATACAATCGGAAATAAGTTCCTTACCCATATGTTAAACCTGTTTACCAACCTGAACCTGACAGACATGGAAACCTGTTATAAACTCTTCAATACAAAATTAATACAATCCATTCATTTAACGGAAAAGCGTTTTGGCTTTGAACCTGAAGTCACTGCGAAGATTTCCCGTGTTGAGAATATCAGGATTTATGAAGTCGGTATTTCATACTATGGGAGGACTTATCAGGAAGGGAAGAAAATAGGCTGGAAAGATGGATTCAGGGCGCTTTGGTGCATATTGAAATTTGGACTTTTCAAAGCAGCATAA
- a CDS encoding DUF5686 and carboxypeptidase-like regulatory domain-containing protein: MKKNLLSLVLLLFTVLSFAQTKVSGIVLDEENKPVAYANVGFLGTSEGIITNEDGRFYLESNEDRKILQISFVGYDTVKINLDKAVTYNMKVVLKSGQQLEEVKIYSGKTSKKNNPAIDILRKIWARKRKNGLRMFKQYQMEKYEKVEFDMNTIDSAFMKSRIFRGMEFIFNSVDTSDVTGKTYLPIFINEALSDVYGDNIKNKVKDILKANKNSGFSNNQQLISFIKDLYADYDIYDNYLKFFDKAFTSPLSKTGIDVYNYVLADSAFIDKKWCYNIVYYPRRKNELTFKGDFWVNDTTWAIKDINMAVTKSANINWVKEIYIAQQFDVLNDSVFLLKRDYMMTDFALNKKEKSRGVYGKRTTLYRNHQFDIEKPDSFYKEDVNKFDETVYTKPDEFWEENRFENLNKDEVGVYKMLDTLKTNKKFRQLYSLVEIIGSGYIQKGHFDYGPIFSTFGYNEVEGLRLRTGGRTYFGQNDPWRIQGYVAYGFKDDKFKYGLTGMWLLNRKNRLILSGGNRRDIEQIGASLTTTNDILGRSFASSALFTSGSNGKLTNINLSSVALEIEPVKNLTFQLGFSYRTLESASPTFSLAYYTDLTQQKIKSDITQSELNFQIDYTPRRKSVGYGVERHTVDSPFPRVFLNYSQGLKGVLDSDFDYEKFQLFYKQPMNIGGLGRLDVITELGKTYSYIPLGLMSIVPGNQTYFSIENTFNLLDFYEFEADTYATIQLQHNFGGRIFSRIPFLRKLNWRETIGFKGVYGTISDKNRLINIPSGLTYQAPEDFYWEYNAGIGNIFKVFRIEFAWRGSYIGPNTTNFGVKGSFGFYF; encoded by the coding sequence ATGAAAAAGAATTTACTTTCCCTTGTATTACTGCTTTTCACGGTTTTATCCTTTGCACAGACCAAAGTCAGTGGCATCGTCCTTGATGAGGAAAACAAGCCCGTTGCCTACGCGAATGTCGGTTTCCTTGGCACTTCGGAAGGAATCATCACCAACGAGGATGGGCGATTTTATCTTGAATCCAATGAAGACCGTAAGATCCTGCAAATCTCATTTGTAGGCTATGATACCGTAAAAATCAACCTTGATAAAGCGGTTACCTATAATATGAAGGTCGTCCTGAAATCCGGGCAGCAACTTGAAGAAGTCAAGATTTATTCAGGGAAAACCTCCAAGAAAAATAATCCTGCAATCGACATCTTAAGGAAAATATGGGCAAGGAAGCGCAAGAACGGACTTCGTATGTTCAAGCAATATCAGATGGAAAAATACGAGAAGGTAGAGTTTGACATGAATACGATCGACAGCGCGTTTATGAAAAGCCGGATTTTCAGGGGCATGGAATTCATCTTCAACTCTGTAGATACTTCTGATGTCACCGGGAAAACGTATCTGCCGATTTTCATCAATGAAGCGCTTTCGGATGTGTATGGCGATAACATTAAAAACAAAGTAAAAGACATCCTGAAAGCCAATAAGAACTCAGGTTTCAGCAATAACCAGCAACTGATTTCCTTTATTAAGGATCTTTATGCCGATTATGATATTTATGACAACTACCTGAAATTCTTTGATAAAGCCTTTACCAGCCCGCTGTCAAAAACCGGTATTGACGTATACAATTATGTATTGGCGGACAGTGCTTTTATTGACAAGAAATGGTGCTATAATATCGTGTATTATCCGCGGCGCAAAAATGAGCTGACTTTTAAAGGCGATTTTTGGGTAAACGACACCACCTGGGCCATCAAGGACATCAATATGGCCGTTACAAAAAGCGCCAACATTAACTGGGTGAAGGAAATTTACATTGCACAGCAATTTGATGTATTGAATGACTCTGTCTTTTTACTCAAGCGCGATTATATGATGACGGATTTCGCACTGAATAAAAAAGAGAAATCGCGTGGGGTTTACGGAAAGCGTACAACCTTATACAGGAACCATCAGTTCGACATTGAAAAGCCTGACAGTTTTTACAAGGAAGATGTCAATAAATTTGATGAGACGGTGTACACAAAACCTGATGAATTCTGGGAAGAGAACCGGTTCGAAAACCTGAATAAAGATGAAGTCGGTGTGTATAAAATGCTCGACACACTGAAAACCAACAAGAAATTCCGGCAACTGTACAGCCTGGTCGAAATCATCGGAAGCGGTTATATACAGAAAGGGCATTTTGATTACGGCCCGATTTTTTCCACTTTCGGATATAATGAAGTCGAGGGACTGCGATTGCGGACGGGTGGCCGGACATACTTCGGACAGAACGATCCGTGGCGTATCCAGGGTTATGTCGCTTATGGGTTCAAGGATGATAAATTCAAATATGGGCTTACCGGAATGTGGTTGCTCAACCGTAAGAACAGGCTGATCTTATCCGGAGGAAACCGCCGTGACATTGAACAGATTGGCGCAAGCTTAACCACAACCAATGATATTCTCGGAAGAAGTTTCGCGTCATCGGCTTTATTTACAAGCGGCAGCAATGGGAAACTGACGAACATCAACCTCAGTTCCGTCGCTTTGGAAATCGAGCCTGTAAAAAACCTGACGTTCCAACTTGGATTTTCGTACCGCACCCTGGAATCGGCATCGCCAACTTTCAGCCTTGCCTATTATACCGACTTAACCCAGCAAAAAATAAAATCCGATATTACGCAATCGGAATTGAATTTCCAGATTGACTATACACCACGTCGAAAAAGTGTCGGCTATGGCGTGGAAAGGCACACCGTTGACAGCCCGTTTCCCAGAGTATTCCTGAATTACAGCCAGGGATTGAAAGGGGTTTTGGACAGCGATTTCGACTATGAAAAATTCCAGTTATTTTACAAACAGCCTATGAATATCGGCGGTTTGGGAAGGTTGGATGTGATTACGGAATTGGGGAAAACATACAGTTATATTCCGTTGGGATTGATGAGTATCGTTCCAGGAAACCAGACTTATTTCTCCATTGAAAACACGTTTAACCTGTTGGATTTCTATGAATTTGAAGCCGATACGTATGCTACGATCCAATTGCAGCACAATTTCGGAGGAAGGATTTTCTCGCGGATCCCTTTCCTGAGAAAATTGAACTGGCGTGAAACCATAGGATTTAAAGGCGTTTATGGCACCATCAGTGATAAGAACCGCCTGATCAACATACCATCAGGACTGACTTACCAGGCACCGGAAGATTTTTACTGGGAGTACAATGCAGGAATCGGGAATATTTTTAAGGTATTCCGGATTGAATTCGCATGGAGAGGAAGCTATATCGGTCCAAATACCACTAACTTCGGCGTAAAAGGTTCCTTCGGATTTTATTTCTGA
- a CDS encoding bifunctional nuclease family protein, with product MSLVKLTIKGISYSQTQNGAYALILNEVDGDRKLPIVIGAFEAQSIAIALEKEIKPPRPLTHDLFRNFADRFDIVVKQVIIHKLVDGVFYSSIICERDKIEEIIDARTSDAIALALRFNAPIFTYKNILDKAGIYLKVNPLESEKTSHDMDDVLTTPETFGLEETNQSGQYTKHSLSELHEMLEGAVREEDYEKAAKIRDEISKRES from the coding sequence ATGAGCTTAGTAAAATTAACCATAAAGGGCATCTCATACAGCCAGACACAAAATGGGGCTTATGCGCTGATCCTTAATGAAGTGGACGGCGACAGGAAATTGCCGATTGTTATAGGTGCTTTTGAGGCACAATCCATTGCCATTGCGCTGGAGAAGGAGATAAAACCACCGCGTCCGCTGACACATGATTTGTTCCGCAATTTTGCTGACCGCTTTGATATCGTGGTAAAACAGGTGATTATCCACAAATTGGTGGATGGTGTTTTTTATTCGAGCATCATCTGCGAAAGGGATAAGATTGAGGAAATCATCGATGCGCGTACCTCTGATGCGATTGCGCTCGCTTTGCGATTCAATGCACCGATATTTACTTATAAAAACATATTGGACAAAGCCGGAATTTACCTGAAAGTGAATCCGCTCGAAAGTGAAAAAACTTCCCATGATATGGACGATGTATTGACCACGCCAGAAACTTTCGGCCTTGAAGAAACCAATCAATCTGGGCAATATACAAAGCATAGTCTTTCCGAATTGCACGAAATGCTTGAAGGAGCAGTTCGTGAGGAGGATTATGAGAAGGCAGCGAAGATCCGGGATGAGATTTCGAAGAGGGAGAGTTAG